A single genomic interval of Mustelus asterias chromosome 13, sMusAst1.hap1.1, whole genome shotgun sequence harbors:
- the ypel1 gene encoding protein yippee-like 1, translated as MVKMTKSKTFQAYLPNCHRTYSCIHCRAHLANHDELISKSFQGSQGRAYLFNSVVNVGCGPAEERVLLTGLHAVADIYCENCKTTLGWKYEHAFESSQKYKEGKFIIELAHMIKDNGWE; from the exons ATGGTAAAGATGACAAAATCAAAAACCTTCCAGGCTTACCTGCCAAACTGTCACCGGACATACAGCTGCATCCATTGTCGAGCTCATCTAGCGAATCACGACGAGCTAATTTCCAAG tcgTTCCAAGGCAGCCAGGGACGTGCATACCTGTTCAACTCCGT GGTGAATGTGGGCTGCGGCCCTGCTGAGGAGAGAGTGCTGCTGACGGGATTGCACGCTGTAGCAGACATCTACTGTGAAAACTGCAAAACTACTCTGGGATGGAAATAC GAACATGCCTTTGAAAGCAGTCAGAAGTACAAAGAAGGAAAGTTCATTATTGAATTGGCCCACATGATtaaagacaatggatgggagtga